The following are encoded in a window of Cydia strobilella chromosome 1, ilCydStro3.1, whole genome shotgun sequence genomic DNA:
- the LOC134747111 gene encoding uncharacterized protein LOC134747111 isoform X2 produces the protein MCRILLTVLLLVGLSYVEASGNGTKCNGFNANFDLQKIIGTWYVVAIVPEAMFPDKQKVPCYEVEFSEIEESGLQWLMNATHIAPHPKDLFEKKGIYIRQRYHSEHSFDVWSKSLEGANGCFQQVMSLNTDLSDITDRPSEFAIPPRHRPGDWPPKRLNAPVSVSVKHALSHDARMQLHMIETGKETGPFLLQILWGNHITGVIYQKSPIITQEKLKPVSEVMVKLRGPQRTPKICDKRLKD, from the exons ATGTGCCGTATTTTGTTAACAGTTTTACTACTAGTCGGCTTAAGTTACGTGGAAGCTTCGGGAAACGGTACAAAATGCAACGGTTTTAACGCAAACTTCGATCTTCAGAAAATAATAGGAACGTGGTATGTGGTCGCAATCGTGCCTGAAGCCATGTTTCCTGACAAGCAGAAGGTGCCGTGCTATGAAGTCGAGTTTAGTGAGATTGAAGAG TCCGGTCTTCAATGGCTCATGAACGCGACGCACATAGCACCACACCCAAAAGATCTATTCGAGAAGAAAGGAATCTACATACGACAACGGTATCACTCGGAGCACTCATTCGACGTCTGGTCTAAATCTCTGGAGGGAGCTAATGGGTGCTTCCAGCAAGTTATGTCTTTAAACACCGACCTGAGCGATATAA CCGACCGACCATCCGAATTCGCTATTCCGCCTCGCCATCGTCCCGGCGATTGGCCTCCGAAACGCTTGAACGCTCCCGTTTCAGTCAGCGTCA AGCACGCCCTGTCACATGACGCGAGGATGCAGCTCCACATGATCGAGACCGGTAAAGAGACCGGCCCCTTCCTGCTCCAGATCCTGTGGGGAAACCACATTACGGGGGTCATATATCAAAAGAGTCCA ATTATTACACAAGAGAAGCTGAAACCTGTATCTGAAGTGATGGTGAAGCTTCGTGGACCTCAAAGAACTCCGAAAATTTGCGACAAAAGATTAAAagactaa
- the LOC134747111 gene encoding uncharacterized protein LOC134747111 isoform X1, which produces MCRILLTVLLLVGLSYVEASGNGTKCNGFNANFDLQKIIGTWYVVAIVPEAMFPDKQKVPCYEVEFSEIEESGLQWLMNATHIAPHPKDLFEKKGIYIRQRYHSEHSFDVWSKSLEGANGCFQQVMSLNTDLSDIIAYVASADRPSEFAIPPRHRPGDWPPKRLNAPVSVSVKHALSHDARMQLHMIETGKETGPFLLQILWGNHITGVIYQKSPIITQEKLKPVSEVMVKLRGPQRTPKICDKRLKD; this is translated from the exons ATGTGCCGTATTTTGTTAACAGTTTTACTACTAGTCGGCTTAAGTTACGTGGAAGCTTCGGGAAACGGTACAAAATGCAACGGTTTTAACGCAAACTTCGATCTTCAGAAAATAATAGGAACGTGGTATGTGGTCGCAATCGTGCCTGAAGCCATGTTTCCTGACAAGCAGAAGGTGCCGTGCTATGAAGTCGAGTTTAGTGAGATTGAAGAG TCCGGTCTTCAATGGCTCATGAACGCGACGCACATAGCACCACACCCAAAAGATCTATTCGAGAAGAAAGGAATCTACATACGACAACGGTATCACTCGGAGCACTCATTCGACGTCTGGTCTAAATCTCTGGAGGGAGCTAATGGGTGCTTCCAGCAAGTTATGTCTTTAAACACCGACCTGAGCGATATAA TTGCTTATGTTGCTTCAGCCGACCGACCATCCGAATTCGCTATTCCGCCTCGCCATCGTCCCGGCGATTGGCCTCCGAAACGCTTGAACGCTCCCGTTTCAGTCAGCGTCA AGCACGCCCTGTCACATGACGCGAGGATGCAGCTCCACATGATCGAGACCGGTAAAGAGACCGGCCCCTTCCTGCTCCAGATCCTGTGGGGAAACCACATTACGGGGGTCATATATCAAAAGAGTCCA ATTATTACACAAGAGAAGCTGAAACCTGTATCTGAAGTGATGGTGAAGCTTCGTGGACCTCAAAGAACTCCGAAAATTTGCGACAAAAGATTAAAagactaa